Genomic DNA from Lycorma delicatula isolate Av1 chromosome 5, ASM4794821v1, whole genome shotgun sequence:
cataaataaaagtgtttgtgctccaaaaatgaagagaaaagatGATAAAAGTTTAACTGGAAATAATAAGAATAGTAATTTGActtgttacataaataataaatacttaactaaaaacaaaactgataaattacatgaaagatatgaaaaagttaatgaaattaataataataataataaatatctaagcAAAAATTTCTTTGATGGTGCAAAATCACAATTATCAGaacaaaaagtttatatttttacatggaataatgatacattttacttggacaaaaaaaataattctgacaaATCCTACgaactggaaaaatattttaaagttaattcttCACAAATAGaatcggttaaaaatttatattcattatttttaaaatatcaaattaattacatcaatttagATCATACAATTTATGAAAGCAATACATTAACATTCgatgaatataatattacaaatgaaaaaaatgtaataaatcaagACAAATATAGTGAAAGTATTCGATTAGAATTATACAAAATCATAAAGGAAAAAGGTTATGAAATGTTAAATGCATTTGTTAGcgctcaaattaaaattaatgaaatattaaactacattagaaataataacaaaagattcAAGAGATCTCAAGTTGATCATATCGAAgccatattaaattatattaaaaaggcgACCCGAGATTTAAATCATAAGCTTCACAAGACTGATTTCACATTCAAGCAATGTCTAAATAATATGAAGAGTTCATTAGATAACtttgtaacaaaaagaaatagattacacaaagattattttttaactgaaaagaatgctttaaaaaaattagataaaatggAAAACGAAATTAAAGATACCATcgataaaga
This window encodes:
- the LOC142325627 gene encoding uncharacterized protein LOC142325627 isoform X2; the encoded protein is MMLEYIVKKEYTIYIYFINIILCSVNGLNLFQINKKEDSVSYFDILTYKPKNSKENNIQVLNKNVADEVNCKNRYCKQTEDCCTNYQCEKIVLNINKSVCAPKMKRKDDKSLTGNNKNSNLTCYINNKYLTKNKTDKLHERYEKVNEINNNNNKYLSKNFFDGAKSQLSEQKVYIFTWNNDTFYLDKKNNSDKSYELEKYFKVNSSQIESVKNLYSLFLKYQINYINLDHTIYESNTLTFDEYNITNEKNVINQDKYSESIRLELYKIIKEKGYEMLNAFVSAQIKINEILNYIRNNNKRFKRSQVDHIEAILNYIKKATRDLNHKLHKTDFTFKQCLNNMKSSLDNFVTKRNRLHKDYFLTEKNALKKLDKMENEIKDTIDKEIENFKLKEVESNKNSQKRSAFKTKMENALKKLKNLILRFYKRTRDALERYRNTLAGVDLDATSKKGLLDALSRIY